In one window of Vibrio sp. JC009 DNA:
- the rplI gene encoding 50S ribosomal protein L9 produces the protein MQVILLDKIGNLGGLGDTVNVKSGYARNFLIPQNKAVMATKANVEMFEARRAELEAKVAEQLTAAEARAEKVNALEAVVIASKAGDEGKLFGSIGTRDIADAVTAAGVEVAKSEVRLPEGALRTTGEFEISIQLHSEVFATINLQVVAAE, from the coding sequence TAGGTGGTCTTGGCGATACTGTTAACGTTAAATCTGGTTACGCTCGTAACTTCCTTATCCCTCAGAATAAGGCAGTAATGGCAACTAAAGCTAACGTTGAAATGTTCGAAGCTCGTCGTGCTGAACTAGAAGCAAAAGTTGCTGAGCAACTAACTGCTGCTGAAGCTCGCGCTGAGAAAGTAAACGCTCTTGAAGCTGTTGTTATCGCATCTAAAGCTGGTGACGAAGGTAAACTATTCGGTTCTATCGGTACTCGTGACATCGCTGACGCAGTTACTGCTGCAGGCGTTGAAGTTGCTAAGAGCGAAGTTCGCCTTCCTGAAGGTGCTCTACGTACAACTGGTGAGTTCGAAATCAGCATCCAGCTTCACTCTGAAGTATTTGCTACAATCAACCTACAGGTTGTTGCTGCTGAGTAA